A single region of the Halorussus gelatinilyticus genome encodes:
- a CDS encoding DNA topoisomerase I has product MELIITEKDNAARRIADILSGESAEAERKNGVNVYKWGGRRCIGLSGHVVGVDFPDEYNDWRDVEPVELIDAPIEKKATKENIVSTLRILARKADQVTIATDYDREGELIGKEAWELVRDVNDEVPIRRVRFSSITQNEVTNAFENPDELDFDLAAAGEARQEIDLIWGAALTRFLSLSSRQLGDDFISVGRVQSPTLKLIVDREREIEAFDPEDYWELFADLLKAPDANDGEDDSAEFEAQYFYRDEDDNEAERVWDEETAESVFEALETAASATVERVNRRTRTDDPPAPFNTTQFIRAASSLGYSAQQAMSIAEDLYTAGYMTYPRTDNTVYPDDLDPEELLDTFSGNYHFGDDADDLLELDDLEPTEGDEETTDHPPIHPTEDVPTKGDLSDDEWEIYELVVRRFFATVAESATWEHLKVVTAVEAAAAGDDHTLKSNGKRLLKEGYHAVYPYFNTSENYVPDVAEGEELEVTDARIEDKQTQPPRRYGQSRLIETMEKMGIGTKATRHETIEKLYDRGYVESDPPRPTQLAEAVVEAAEKFAELVVSEEMTAELEEDMTAIAEGEADLSEVADESREYLEQVFEDLRDSREEVGDLLQKSLKADKKLGPCPESDHELLVRQSRNGSYFVGCDGYPDCEYTLPLPNTGKPLILDEECDEHGLRHVKMLAGRQTFVHGCPLCKAEEADEQEDEVIGVCPECGEGVATEEQRDEGGEAAEAEGGELAIKHLQNGSRLVGCTRYPDCDYSLPLPRRGDIEVTDERCEEHDLPELIVHNGDEPWELGCPICNYREFQARESESGSDLESLDGIGSKTAEKLSDAGIESIEDLKSAEVETVASEVQGVSEDRLRGWQAKAD; this is encoded by the coding sequence ATGGAACTGATAATCACCGAGAAGGACAACGCGGCCAGACGCATCGCCGACATCCTGAGCGGCGAATCCGCCGAGGCCGAGCGCAAGAACGGCGTCAACGTCTACAAGTGGGGCGGACGACGATGCATCGGGCTGTCGGGCCACGTCGTCGGCGTGGACTTCCCCGACGAGTACAACGACTGGCGCGACGTAGAGCCGGTCGAACTCATCGACGCGCCCATCGAGAAGAAGGCCACGAAGGAGAACATCGTCTCGACACTGCGCATCCTCGCGCGGAAGGCCGACCAAGTTACCATCGCGACCGACTACGACCGCGAGGGCGAACTCATCGGCAAGGAGGCGTGGGAACTCGTCCGCGACGTGAACGACGAGGTGCCGATTCGCCGGGTCCGGTTCTCCTCCATCACGCAGAACGAGGTCACGAACGCCTTCGAGAACCCCGACGAGTTGGACTTCGACCTGGCGGCCGCGGGCGAAGCGCGCCAAGAAATCGACCTCATCTGGGGTGCCGCCCTCACTCGGTTCCTCTCGCTGTCCTCCCGGCAGTTGGGCGACGACTTCATCTCGGTCGGCCGCGTCCAGTCGCCGACCCTCAAACTCATCGTGGACCGCGAGCGCGAAATCGAGGCGTTCGACCCCGAGGACTACTGGGAACTGTTCGCCGACCTGCTGAAAGCGCCGGACGCGAACGACGGCGAAGACGACTCCGCGGAGTTCGAAGCGCAGTACTTCTACCGCGACGAGGACGACAACGAGGCCGAGCGCGTCTGGGACGAGGAGACCGCGGAGAGCGTCTTCGAGGCGCTCGAAACCGCCGCGTCGGCGACCGTCGAGCGCGTCAACCGGCGCACCCGGACCGACGACCCGCCCGCGCCGTTCAACACCACGCAGTTCATCCGGGCCGCGAGCAGTCTGGGCTACTCGGCACAGCAGGCGATGAGCATCGCCGAAGACCTCTACACCGCGGGGTACATGACCTACCCCCGGACCGACAACACGGTCTACCCCGACGACTTGGACCCCGAGGAACTGCTCGACACGTTCTCGGGCAACTACCACTTCGGCGACGACGCCGACGACCTGCTGGAACTGGACGACCTCGAACCCACCGAGGGCGACGAGGAGACCACCGACCACCCGCCGATTCACCCGACCGAGGACGTGCCGACGAAGGGCGACCTGAGCGACGACGAGTGGGAGATATACGAACTCGTCGTCCGGCGGTTCTTCGCCACGGTCGCCGAGTCGGCGACGTGGGAACATCTCAAGGTGGTCACCGCCGTCGAAGCGGCCGCGGCGGGGGACGACCACACCCTGAAGTCCAACGGCAAGCGCCTGCTGAAGGAGGGCTACCACGCGGTCTACCCCTACTTCAACACCTCCGAGAACTACGTCCCCGACGTCGCGGAGGGCGAGGAACTCGAGGTCACGGACGCCCGCATCGAGGACAAGCAGACCCAACCGCCCCGCAGATACGGCCAGTCGCGGCTCATCGAGACGATGGAGAAGATGGGCATCGGGACGAAGGCGACCCGCCACGAGACCATCGAGAAGCTCTACGACCGCGGCTACGTCGAGAGCGACCCGCCCCGCCCGACCCAACTCGCCGAGGCCGTGGTCGAGGCGGCCGAGAAGTTCGCGGAGTTGGTCGTCAGCGAGGAGATGACCGCCGAACTCGAGGAGGACATGACCGCCATCGCGGAGGGCGAGGCCGACCTGAGCGAGGTGGCCGACGAGTCCCGCGAGTATCTGGAGCAGGTGTTCGAGGACCTGCGCGACTCCCGCGAGGAGGTCGGCGACCTGCTCCAGAAGTCGCTGAAGGCCGACAAGAAGCTGGGTCCCTGTCCCGAGTCGGACCACGAACTGCTGGTCCGCCAGAGTCGCAACGGCTCGTACTTCGTCGGCTGTGACGGCTACCCCGACTGCGAGTACACCCTTCCGCTCCCGAACACGGGCAAGCCCCTCATCTTGGACGAGGAGTGCGACGAACACGGTCTGCGCCACGTCAAGATGCTCGCCGGGCGTCAGACGTTCGTCCACGGCTGTCCGCTCTGCAAGGCCGAGGAGGCCGACGAGCAGGAGGACGAGGTTATCGGCGTGTGTCCCGAGTGCGGGGAGGGCGTTGCGACGGAGGAGCAACGAGACGAAGGCGGCGAAGCCGCCGAAGCGGAAGGCGGCGAGTTGGCCATCAAGCACCTCCAGAACGGCTCGCGACTCGTGGGCTGTACGCGCTACCCGGACTGCGACTACTCGCTCCCGCTCCCGCGCCGGGGCGACATCGAAGTCACCGACGAGCGCTGCGAGGAACACGACCTGCCGGAACTAATCGTCCACAACGGCGACGAACCGTGGGAACTGGGCTGTCCCATCTGCAACTACCGGGAGTTCCAGGCCCGCGAGAGCGAGTCGGGGAGCGACCTCGAATCGCTCGACGGCATCGGGTCGAAGACCGCCGAGAAGCTCTCGGACGCCGGCATCGAGAGCATCGAGGACCTGAAATCGGCGGAAGTCGAGACGGTGGCCTCGGAGGTGCAGGGCGTCAGCGAGGACCGACTGCGGGGCTGGCAGGCGAAAGCCGACTGA
- a CDS encoding phosphoglycerol geranylgeranyltransferase, with protein sequence MSNPWADWDHIVKLDPDKTLVEGETFEDVCETGTDALEIGGTLDMTQEKMQRVIDACAKYEVPLYQEPSNPAVVVEDDDLDGYLVPVVLNAGAVSWITGAHKEWVRMDDVEWERTTTEAYIIMNPDASVAELTEADCDQSPEEVAAYAEVAEQMFGQEIVYVEYSGTFGDPEVVGAAADALDEAALFYGGGIHDYESANTMAQHADTVVVGDLVHDEGCEAVRETVEGAKDAKKTAAESV encoded by the coding sequence ATGAGCAATCCGTGGGCCGACTGGGACCACATCGTCAAACTGGACCCGGACAAGACGCTGGTGGAGGGCGAGACCTTCGAGGACGTGTGCGAGACCGGCACCGACGCCCTCGAAATCGGGGGGACCCTCGACATGACCCAAGAGAAGATGCAGCGGGTCATCGACGCCTGCGCGAAATACGAGGTACCGCTGTATCAGGAACCGAGCAACCCCGCGGTCGTGGTCGAGGACGACGACCTCGACGGCTACCTCGTGCCGGTCGTGCTGAACGCCGGCGCGGTCTCGTGGATCACCGGCGCGCACAAGGAGTGGGTGCGGATGGACGACGTGGAGTGGGAGCGCACGACCACCGAGGCGTACATCATCATGAATCCCGACGCGAGCGTCGCCGAACTCACCGAGGCCGACTGCGACCAGTCGCCCGAGGAGGTCGCGGCCTACGCCGAGGTCGCCGAGCAGATGTTCGGCCAGGAAATCGTCTACGTCGAGTACTCCGGCACCTTCGGCGACCCCGAGGTTGTCGGGGCGGCCGCGGACGCGCTGGACGAGGCGGCGCTGTTCTACGGCGGCGGCATCCACGACTACGAGTCGGCGAACACGATGGCCCAGCACGCCGACACCGTGGTCGTCGGCGACTTGGTCCACGACGAGGGCTGTGAGGCGGTCCGCGAGACCGTCGAGGGCGCGAAGGACGCCAAGAAGACGGCCGCCGAGTCGGTCTGA
- a CDS encoding ABC transporter ATP-binding protein: MTAIQTRGLTKYYGDTRGIDDLSIEVEAGEVFGFLGPNGAGKTTTIRTLLGFVAPTGGSATLLGHDVTDEAALLDAKRRIGYLPSEPGLDEGVTGERLIRYHAALKGDERSDELLDRFDPPIAREVGEYSTGNKQKLALVLAFMHDPDLVIMDEPTSGLDPLMQERLYEFIEEERTGGTTFFFSSHVLSEVRRVCDRVGIIRDGRLVAMEGVEELLDRSGKRVRVGVGDAIDPADFEIAGVHDLEVSDGDASFMFTGEYDDLLDHLRNYHVVDLDVEEAPLEDVFMKFYDDAPAGATGAESGSDSAPTGTAASAGGETDA; encoded by the coding sequence ATGACTGCCATCCAGACCCGCGGCCTGACGAAGTACTACGGCGACACCCGCGGCATCGACGACCTCTCCATCGAAGTCGAGGCGGGCGAGGTGTTCGGGTTCCTCGGGCCGAACGGCGCGGGCAAGACCACGACCATCCGGACGCTGCTGGGCTTTGTCGCGCCGACCGGCGGGTCGGCGACGCTGCTCGGCCACGACGTGACCGACGAAGCGGCGCTTCTCGACGCCAAGCGGCGAATCGGCTACCTGCCCAGCGAACCCGGCTTGGACGAGGGCGTGACCGGCGAGCGCCTGATTCGGTACCACGCCGCGCTGAAGGGCGACGAGCGGAGCGACGAGTTGCTCGACCGATTCGACCCGCCGATAGCGCGCGAGGTCGGCGAGTACTCGACCGGTAACAAGCAGAAACTCGCGCTCGTGCTGGCGTTCATGCACGACCCCGACCTCGTTATCATGGACGAACCGACCTCGGGGTTGGACCCCCTGATGCAGGAACGCCTCTACGAGTTCATCGAGGAGGAGCGGACCGGCGGGACGACGTTCTTCTTCTCCAGCCACGTCCTCAGCGAGGTCCGGCGGGTCTGCGACCGCGTAGGCATCATCCGCGACGGGCGACTCGTGGCGATGGAAGGCGTCGAGGAACTACTGGACCGGTCGGGCAAGCGCGTCCGCGTCGGCGTCGGAGACGCCATCGACCCCGCCGACTTCGAAATCGCGGGCGTCCACGACTTGGAAGTGAGCGACGGCGACGCCTCGTTCATGTTCACCGGCGAGTACGACGACCTGCTGGACCACCTTCGGAACTATCACGTCGTGGATCTCGACGTCGAGGAAGCCCCGCTCGAAGACGTATTCATGAAGTTTTACGACGATGCGCCGGCCGGGGCGACCGGCGCGGAGTCGGGGTCCGACTCCGCGCCCACCGGGACCGCGGCGTCCGCGGGAGGCGAGACCGATGCTTGA
- a CDS encoding ABC transporter permease subunit, with protein MLEVATYESERRIRGALVLGVLLAAMSLLFVALFPSIANSGADLDAYMESLPPAMRAAFGATGAFSIATIEGFLAVELYQFFWLLLLGIYTAYVAGGLVAGDVERGRMDVLLAAPVSRRRVVVEKFASLVPVVVTVNVIVGVAVYATVLAIGETIPLADLAAVHLLSIPYLLACGAIGLLLSVAFDESDVAKRGGLGAIFALFLLETVSQSADVGWLGAISPTRYYDPTAVLVSGEYDWAGALVLLAGTALLVAVSAAWFRRKDVA; from the coding sequence ATGCTTGAGGTCGCCACCTACGAGTCCGAGCGCCGGATTCGGGGCGCGCTCGTGCTGGGCGTCCTGCTGGCCGCGATGTCCCTGCTGTTCGTCGCGCTGTTCCCCTCCATCGCCAACTCTGGCGCGGACTTGGACGCCTACATGGAGAGCCTGCCGCCCGCGATGCGGGCGGCGTTCGGCGCGACCGGCGCGTTCTCCATCGCCACCATCGAGGGGTTTCTGGCGGTCGAACTCTACCAGTTCTTCTGGTTGCTCCTGCTGGGCATCTACACGGCCTACGTCGCAGGTGGACTCGTCGCCGGCGACGTGGAGCGCGGTCGGATGGACGTGTTGCTCGCCGCGCCCGTCTCCCGGCGGCGCGTCGTGGTCGAGAAGTTCGCCTCGCTGGTGCCGGTCGTGGTCACGGTCAACGTAATCGTCGGCGTCGCGGTGTACGCCACCGTCCTCGCCATCGGCGAGACCATCCCGCTCGCGGACCTCGCGGCGGTCCACCTGCTGTCGATTCCGTACCTGCTGGCGTGCGGAGCCATCGGCCTGCTGTTGTCGGTCGCCTTCGACGAGTCCGACGTGGCCAAGCGCGGCGGTCTGGGGGCCATCTTCGCGCTCTTCCTGCTGGAGACGGTCAGCCAGTCGGCCGACGTGGGCTGGCTCGGTGCCATCAGCCCGACGCGGTACTACGACCCGACCGCCGTCTTGGTCTCGGGCGAGTACGACTGGGCGGGCGCGCTCGTCCTGCTGGCCGGGACCGCGCTCCTCGTCGCGGTCAGCGCGGCGTGGTTCCGGAGGAAGGACGTCGCGTGA
- a CDS encoding TetR/AcrR family transcriptional regulator, which yields MRGFDADERERIRRRLRETGRDLFARYGLDKTTIADLTDPADIANGTFYRFYDSKEELYFEILREEGERLAADILAESFERVGAGEGDGESRDEDALSPEEGIVAFLTLLCEEIETNSLVRRLIVDDDLSRLMAQFSDDELREEQAQSLSYVVPYVERWQAEGHLREGDPEVLAAAMGVVKFVAYHKDDFHDEAFYRAVRNALIEVVAAGLTTDGA from the coding sequence ATGAGAGGCTTCGACGCCGACGAGCGCGAGCGCATCCGCCGCCGACTCCGGGAGACCGGCCGGGACCTGTTCGCGCGCTACGGACTCGACAAGACGACCATCGCGGACCTGACCGACCCCGCGGACATCGCCAACGGGACGTTCTACCGGTTCTACGACTCGAAGGAGGAACTCTACTTCGAGATTCTGCGCGAGGAGGGCGAGCGACTCGCCGCCGACATCCTCGCCGAGTCGTTCGAGCGCGTCGGTGCGGGTGAGGGTGACGGTGAGAGCAGGGACGAGGACGCACTCTCCCCCGAGGAGGGAATCGTCGCGTTTCTCACCCTGCTCTGCGAGGAGATAGAGACCAACTCCCTCGTGCGCAGACTGATCGTGGACGACGACCTCTCGCGGTTGATGGCCCAGTTCAGCGACGACGAACTGCGCGAAGAGCAGGCCCAGTCGCTGTCTTACGTCGTCCCCTACGTCGAGCGGTGGCAGGCCGAAGGACACCTCCGGGAGGGCGACCCGGAGGTCCTCGCGGCCGCGATGGGCGTCGTGAAGTTCGTCGCCTACCACAAGGACGACTTCCACGACGAGGCGTTCTACCGTGCAGTTCGAAACGCCCTCATCGAAGTCGTCGCGGCGGGGTTGACTACCGACGGCGCGTAA
- a CDS encoding pantoate kinase, producing MTDDSSRAFVPGHVTGFFSVHEADDPEQAGSRGAGLTLSEGVTVEVEPAAETGMQLNDEPAAIEAVTRVLEELDVDAYVRAETDLPVGAGFGVSGAAALGTTLAANRTFDCGRSENELVAVAHAAEVHAGTGLGDVVAQARGGVPIRLDPGAPEYNRLDGVPERTRVEYLTLGERSTSAVLSGNTDRLSEVGVDKLVRLVEEPTLATLMAVSREFASEADLLTSEVESVLSEVEAVGGEAAMAMLGETVFALGNGLSRAGYDPETCETHPAGATLQMD from the coding sequence ATGACCGACGACTCGTCGCGGGCGTTCGTGCCGGGCCACGTCACCGGCTTCTTCAGCGTTCACGAGGCCGACGACCCCGAGCAGGCAGGTTCCCGTGGCGCGGGCCTGACCCTCTCGGAGGGCGTGACCGTCGAGGTCGAACCCGCCGCCGAGACCGGAATGCAACTGAACGACGAACCCGCCGCTATCGAGGCGGTGACGCGCGTTTTGGAGGAACTCGACGTGGACGCCTACGTCCGAGCGGAGACGGACCTGCCGGTCGGCGCGGGCTTCGGCGTCTCGGGTGCGGCCGCGCTCGGGACCACGCTCGCCGCGAACCGGACCTTCGACTGCGGACGCTCGGAGAACGAACTCGTCGCCGTCGCCCACGCCGCGGAGGTCCACGCCGGGACCGGACTCGGCGACGTGGTGGCCCAAGCCCGCGGCGGCGTTCCGATTCGACTCGACCCCGGCGCGCCGGAGTACAACCGACTCGACGGCGTGCCCGAGCGAACTCGCGTCGAGTACCTGACGCTGGGCGAGCGCTCGACCTCGGCGGTCCTCTCGGGGAACACCGACCGCCTCTCGGAGGTCGGCGTGGACAAACTCGTTCGTCTCGTCGAGGAGCCGACGCTGGCGACGCTGATGGCGGTCTCGCGTGAGTTCGCCAGCGAGGCCGACCTGCTGACGTCCGAGGTCGAGAGCGTCCTCTCGGAGGTCGAGGCGGTCGGCGGCGAGGCGGCGATGGCGATGCTCGGCGAGACCGTCTTCGCGCTGGGCAACGGTCTCTCGCGGGCGGGCTACGACCCCGAGACCTGCGAGACCCACCCCGCGGGCGCGACGCTGCAGATGGACTGA
- a CDS encoding 4-phosphopantoate--beta-alanine ligase, which translates to MTEIPDDHPRAESLRTRHRIEDGVELGITSKQGLIAQGRGEAYDYLLGEETIPSADAAERAAAARLLLADHPVLSVNGNVAALVPGEMVELAEAVDADLEVNLFNRTAERMEAIADHLRDHGAEDVKGLAADARIPGLDHERAKVDEDGIRSADVVVVPLEDGDRAEALAEMGKTEIVVDLNPMSRSAQTAAIPVIDNIVRAVPNMTKHARELRERGASREELEAIVAEFDREEALEAAEKAIRRGELD; encoded by the coding sequence ATGACCGAAATTCCCGACGACCACCCCCGCGCCGAGTCGCTCCGGACCCGCCACCGAATCGAGGATGGCGTCGAGTTGGGCATCACGAGCAAGCAGGGTCTCATCGCGCAGGGCCGCGGCGAGGCCTACGACTACCTGCTCGGCGAGGAGACCATCCCGAGCGCCGACGCCGCCGAGCGCGCCGCGGCCGCCCGGTTGCTACTCGCCGACCACCCCGTCCTCTCGGTGAACGGGAACGTCGCCGCGCTCGTGCCCGGCGAGATGGTCGAACTGGCCGAGGCCGTGGACGCGGACCTCGAAGTCAACCTGTTCAACCGGACCGCCGAGCGCATGGAAGCCATCGCGGACCACCTGCGCGACCACGGTGCCGAGGACGTGAAGGGTCTCGCGGCCGACGCCCGGATTCCGGGGCTGGACCACGAGCGCGCGAAGGTGGACGAGGACGGCATCCGTTCGGCCGACGTGGTGGTCGTCCCGCTGGAGGACGGCGACCGGGCGGAGGCGCTGGCCGAGATGGGCAAGACCGAAATCGTCGTGGACCTGAACCCGATGTCGCGCTCGGCGCAGACCGCCGCGATTCCCGTCATCGACAACATCGTCCGGGCGGTGCCCAATATGACGAAACACGCGAGGGAGTTGCGAGAGCGGGGCGCGAGTCGCGAGGAACTGGAAGCCATCGTCGCGGAGTTCGACCGCGAGGAAGCGCTCGAAGCGGCGGAGAAGGCGATTCGGCGGGGCGAGTTGGACTGA
- a CDS encoding AAA family ATPase, translated as MHDTSEFARTGEDAVTDYEVRYVDRTLPGPETVREALATVDDALGPERLVRLCRVLYPVHRVRVAYTPPGDPGAVAGRADVLVDGLDAGHETDLASFAEKCASPVPVSLVGRYRLGTHAGPESVVPVEFERDKRAVRTEFAERLRETDAASAGRLRERYGLPDEFDPTGAFEIEDATRLYLPFWLAEFADDAGGRLVAFRDEKWTTGEATRRGAWLSEHVAGDERLLSRVRDVATLDRWRERRRPGQSGGSERAESRHPRDSDGTENPFRDALSSADSSADESADGPSTEAEASAGETEGESGRGTDDADDEITVPDDVELSVRSIVETNPDRDFADVGGMAELKTTLTELVVDPLEDPEKYERYGLGVTDGVLLYGPPGCGKTYVAGALAGELDRHFLSISPSDLTSKWVGEAADNVADVFEVARANAPCLVFIDEIDAVASDRSGDMTNTEQQMVNQLLAELEGSSDDDVVVLAATNLVEDVDDAVLRSGRFDERVEVAPPDAEAREAILGVHLDGRPTTDDLSLGETVARTEGYAASDVELVAERAARAALADEADIREDHLLAAAEEVETSIPAWLDEYDVAATGEADENGVRQPPGVSLDASDLLDAPPERDFAAVPGMAGPTTALRERVLDQLENPEQYADYGLDSPDGVLLYGPPECGKTYLSRAIAGELDRPYLRVTPTKLAVEWDGSPTENLADAFEVARANAPCVVFVDDLDALTPGAPAAADRALTHRLVAELAASPPDVFVVGATHLVEDVAASVRHAGCFGERVEVALPDADTREAVLRATLDDRLLGDVDWAAVVEASAGDTVGDLRLVAESAARSALREDEAVDTDRLRSTLATVGRSVEDWNERARYADSEYGSDLRTVR; from the coding sequence TTGCATGACACCTCGGAGTTCGCTCGCACGGGTGAGGACGCCGTGACCGACTACGAAGTGCGGTACGTGGACCGGACGCTCCCCGGTCCCGAGACCGTCCGCGAGGCGCTCGCGACGGTGGACGACGCGCTCGGCCCGGAGCGACTCGTCAGGCTGTGTCGCGTCCTCTACCCGGTTCACCGAGTCCGGGTCGCGTACACGCCGCCCGGCGACCCCGGCGCGGTCGCGGGGCGGGCCGACGTGCTGGTGGACGGTCTCGACGCGGGCCACGAGACCGACCTCGCGTCGTTCGCCGAGAAGTGCGCGTCGCCGGTCCCGGTCTCGCTGGTCGGTCGGTACCGACTCGGTACCCACGCCGGGCCGGAGTCGGTCGTCCCGGTCGAATTCGAGCGCGACAAGCGAGCGGTCCGAACCGAGTTCGCCGAACGGCTCCGCGAGACCGACGCGGCGTCGGCCGGCCGACTCCGCGAGCGCTACGGCCTGCCCGACGAGTTCGACCCGACGGGCGCGTTCGAGATCGAGGACGCGACTCGGCTCTATCTCCCCTTCTGGCTCGCGGAGTTCGCCGACGACGCGGGCGGGCGACTGGTCGCGTTCCGCGACGAGAAGTGGACCACGGGCGAGGCGACCCGCCGGGGCGCGTGGCTCTCGGAACACGTCGCCGGAGACGAGCGACTCCTCTCGCGGGTCCGGGACGTGGCGACGCTCGACCGGTGGCGCGAGCGTCGCAGGCCGGGCCAGAGCGGTGGTAGTGAACGCGCCGAATCGCGCCACCCGCGGGACAGCGACGGCACGGAGAACCCGTTCCGCGACGCGCTCTCGTCGGCCGATTCGTCCGCGGACGAATCGGCCGACGGGCCGTCCACGGAAGCGGAAGCCAGCGCCGGCGAGACGGAGGGAGAATCCGGCCGCGGGACCGACGACGCGGACGACGAGATAACCGTCCCGGACGACGTGGAGCTGTCGGTCCGGTCCATCGTGGAGACGAACCCGGACCGCGACTTCGCCGACGTGGGCGGGATGGCCGAGCTGAAGACGACGCTGACCGAGTTGGTCGTGGACCCGCTAGAGGACCCGGAGAAGTACGAGCGCTACGGGTTGGGCGTGACCGACGGCGTGTTGCTCTACGGCCCGCCGGGGTGCGGCAAGACCTACGTCGCGGGCGCGCTGGCCGGCGAACTCGACCGCCACTTCCTCTCCATCTCGCCGAGCGACCTGACGAGCAAGTGGGTCGGCGAGGCGGCGGACAACGTGGCCGACGTGTTCGAGGTGGCGCGAGCGAACGCGCCGTGTCTGGTCTTCATCGACGAGATAGACGCCGTGGCGAGCGACCGGAGCGGCGACATGACCAACACCGAACAGCAGATGGTCAACCAACTGCTCGCCGAACTCGAGGGGTCGAGCGACGACGACGTGGTGGTGCTGGCCGCGACGAACCTCGTTGAGGACGTGGACGACGCAGTGCTGCGCTCGGGCCGGTTCGACGAGCGCGTCGAAGTCGCGCCGCCAGACGCCGAAGCGCGCGAGGCCATCCTCGGCGTCCACCTCGACGGGCGACCCACGACCGACGACCTCTCGCTCGGGGAGACGGTCGCGCGAACCGAGGGCTACGCCGCCAGCGACGTGGAACTCGTCGCGGAGCGGGCGGCGCGGGCCGCGCTCGCCGACGAGGCCGACATCCGGGAGGACCACTTGCTGGCGGCCGCCGAGGAGGTCGAGACGAGCATCCCCGCGTGGCTGGACGAGTACGACGTGGCGGCCACCGGCGAGGCCGACGAGAACGGCGTCCGGCAACCGCCGGGGGTCTCGCTGGACGCGAGCGACCTGCTCGACGCGCCGCCCGAGCGCGACTTCGCGGCGGTTCCCGGCATGGCGGGACCGACGACTGCACTCCGCGAGCGCGTCCTCGACCAACTCGAAAACCCCGAGCAGTACGCCGACTACGGGCTGGACTCGCCCGACGGCGTGCTGCTCTACGGCCCGCCGGAGTGCGGGAAGACGTACCTGAGCCGGGCCATCGCGGGCGAACTCGACCGTCCCTACCTCCGGGTGACGCCGACGAAACTCGCCGTCGAGTGGGACGGTTCGCCGACCGAGAACCTCGCGGACGCCTTCGAGGTGGCGCGGGCGAACGCGCCCTGCGTCGTCTTCGTGGACGACTTGGACGCGCTGACGCCGGGCGCCCCCGCCGCGGCCGACCGCGCGCTGACCCACCGCCTCGTCGCCGAACTCGCCGCGTCGCCGCCGGACGTGTTCGTCGTCGGCGCGACCCACCTCGTGGAGGACGTGGCCGCTTCGGTCCGCCACGCCGGCTGTTTCGGCGAGCGCGTCGAGGTGGCGCTCCCGGACGCCGACACCCGCGAGGCGGTCCTGCGCGCGACGCTGGACGACCGACTCCTCGGCGACGTGGACTGGGCGGCCGTGGTCGAGGCGTCGGCCGGCGACACCGTTGGCGACCTCAGACTGGTCGCCGAGAGCGCGGCCCGGAGCGCGCTCCGCGAGGACGAGGCGGTAGACACCGACCGCCTGCGCTCGACGCTGGCGACCGTCGGCCGGAGCGTCGAAGACTGGAACGAGCGCGCCCGCTACGCCGACAGCGAGTACGGGTCGGACCTGCGGACCGTGCGCTGA
- a CDS encoding cold-shock protein, which yields MANGTVDFFNDTGGYGFISTEDSDDDVFFHMEDVGGPDLEEGTDIEFDIEDAPKGPRATNVVRA from the coding sequence ATGGCAAACGGAACTGTTGATTTCTTCAACGACACTGGCGGTTACGGCTTCATCTCGACCGAGGACTCTGACGACGACGTGTTTTTCCACATGGAGGACGTTGGCGGCCCCGACCTCGAAGAGGGAACTGACATCGAATTCGACATCGAAGACGCCCCCAAGGGCCCGCGCGCGACGAACGTCGTCCGCGCATAA